One Onthophagus taurus isolate NC chromosome 11, IU_Otau_3.0, whole genome shotgun sequence genomic window carries:
- the LOC139432072 gene encoding uncharacterized protein: MPRQHKKLKLYSLEDLQNAIAAVKRGSSVNAASKNFNVPRTTIKYKLEGKYELDCRMGPETTLTKDEEETLVKWICSVADAGFTVTRLQLLDSVQMLLKKLNRLNKFTKNRPGRKWYKCFLRRHPIISERLTQNLTKARSEVTEQKIRNWFNEVTDHFKAKNIEDVLKDPSRIFNLDETAFFMAPKGIKCLMRKGEKLAYNFISNDDKECLTTLITVCANGSILPPMIMFSYERIPASVSSLMSTGW, translated from the coding sequence ATGCCGCgacaacacaaaaaattaaaattatattctcTGGAAGATTTACAAAATGCCATTGCGGCAGTAAAGCGTGGTTCATCAGTAAATGCTGCCAGTAAAAACTTTAACGTTCCTCGAACTacaattaaatacaaactagAAGGAAAGTATGAGCTAGATTGCCGAATGGGCCCCGAAACAACACTTACAAAGGACGAAGAGGAAACTTTGGTAAAGTGGATATGTTCAGTTGCCGATGCCGGGTTTACTGTAACTAGACTCCAACTTTTGGATTCAGttcaaatgttattaaaaaaattaaataggcttaataaatttaccaaaaacCGACCAGGCAGAAAATGGTATAAATGCTTTTTGCGTCGGCATCCTATTATTTCAGAACGACTGACTCAAAATCTGACTAAAGCCCGTTCTGAAGTTACAGAACAAAAAATCCGTAATTGGTTTAATGAAGTTACTGACCACTTTAAAGCGAAAAATATTGAAGACGTCCTTAAAGATCCAAGTAGAATATTTAACCTGGATGAAACGGCGTTTTTCATGGCTCCTAAAGGTATTAAATGTTTAATGCGAAAAGGTGAAAAACTAgcttacaattttattagcaaCGACGATAAAGAGTGTTTAACTACTCTTATAACAGTTTGTGCTAACGGTTCTATTCTACCACCTATGATCATGTTCAGTTACGAGAGAATACCGGCATCAGTATCTAGTTTAATGTCCACCGGATGGTGA
- the LOC111422968 gene encoding general transcription factor II-I repeat domain-containing protein 2-like encodes MSEQEKSAEAALRVCWTLNKHQKPFSDSEIMKECMLEVASALFGEKKGVVAAIQSIPMSARSNTRRMEILATDIKSSLLELLEKAPCYAIALDESCDVVDDEQISIFVRFFDVENKIFREELLAILPLKGNTRGEDLFKAIDKFINNSNIRYDKIVSLSTDGAPAMIGKEKGVVKKIRDKNPGLISYQCIIHQTALCGKLSATLKKVMDSLVQLINFMRSHSSLQHRKFKKFLSECDAVYSDLLQHNNVRWLTKGQVVERFWLIKEEVTSFLQTLDTQGAKKHLEFITNQRNMLTVAFLKDILKYLNALNIELQGNGKLIFDLIQSVSAFCRKLDIFEKDIARHEFIHFPTILEYKKENSEEDVAVFVRFLSDLRDEFATRFQDFAEIEKLSQFLKFAYQVDASAEWTDVAAKLFSVSKSSLQVEIIDLQEDISLQMYKTVSTEEFWGKHVSEKYENCKKIAINLATMFGSTYICESSFSKMKRPPRRHTSHLCTPRTPNFKKLAQDRRCNFSH; translated from the coding sequence ATGAGTGAGCAAGAAAAATCGGCAGAAGCAGCGTTACGTGTGTGTTGGACACTTAATAAACACCAGAAACCATTTTCAGATTCAGAAATAATGAAAGAATGTATGTTGGAAGTAGCCTCGGCActttttggagaaaaaaaggGTGTAGTCGCTGCAATTCAAAGTATTCCAATGTCGGCAAGAAGTAATACAAGAAGAATGGAAATTTTAGCTACTGATATTAAAAGTTCTCTGCTTGAACTCTTGGAAAAGGCACCATGCTACGCCATTGCACTTGACGAATCATGTGATGTTGTTGATGATGAACAAATATCTATTTTCGTGAGATTTTTCGATGTTGAAAATAAGATATTCAGAGAAGAATTGCTCGCAATATTGCCTTTGAAAGGTAACACTCGAGGAGAAGATTTATTCAAAGCTATTGacaaattcattaataattccaACATTCGTTATGATAAAATAGTGTCGCTGTCAACTGACGGTGCTCCAGCGATGATTGGCAAAGAAAAAGGTGTAGTAAAGAAAATCAGGGATAAGAATCCAGGTTTAATATCGTATCAGTGTATAATACATCAGACTGCCCTTTGTGGAAAACTCAGTGCTACACTGAAAAAAGTAATGGACAGCTTGGTgcagttaattaattttatgagaTCTCATTCTTCTCTTCAACACCGAAAGTTCAAGAAGTTTCTTTCAGAATGTGATGCAGTGTATTCTGACTTATTACAACACAACAATGTTCGTTGGTTAACTAAAGGTCAAGTTGTTGAACGTTTCTGGCTAATAAAGGAAGAAGTAACCTCCTTCTTGCAAACCTTGGATACGCAGGGAGCAAAGAAGCACTTAGAGTTCATAACAAACCAGCGCAATATGCTAACTGTGGCTTTTCTGAAGGATATTCTGAAATACTTAAATGCGCTCAACATAGAGTTACAAGGGAAtgggaaattaatatttgatctGATACAAAGCGTGTCTGCTTTTTGTCGTAAGctagatatttttgaaaaagatattGCAAGGCACGAATTTATTCATTTCCCAACAATTCTTGAGTATAAAAAAGAGAACTCTGAAGAAGACGTTGCAGTGTTTGTAAGATTTCTGTCCGATCTAAGGGACGAATTTGCTACAAGATTTCAAGACTTTGCAGAAATTGAAAAGCTGTCTCAATTCCTAAAATTTGCTTATCAGGTTGATGCATCGGCAGAATGGACTGATGTGGCTGCTAAGTTGTTCAGCGTTTCAAAGTCTTCACTTCAAGTGGAGATAATCGACTTGCAAGAAGATATTTCTTTGCAAATGTATAAAACTGTATCCACTGAAGAATTTTGGGGTAAACATGTTtcagaaaaatatgaaaattgtaagaAAATAGCTATCAATCTTGCCACTATGTTTGGTTCGACATATATATGCGAATCGTCGTTCTCGAAAATGAAACGACCACCTCGAAGACATACTTCGCATTTGTGTACCCCTCGTACACCGAACTTTAAAAAACTGGCCCAAGACCGTCGTTGTAATTTCTCACATTGA